The proteins below are encoded in one region of Alistipes indistinctus YIT 12060:
- a CDS encoding glycoside hydrolase family 28 protein, which translates to MRKTTILTLTLSLLSSVQLWAKDYRVSDFGAVADGTTLNTRALQRAIDVIHEEGGGKLIFPLGRYVSGTLHLLSGVTLHLESGAVLLGSNNPYDYDREPGLNTAFLLARGQKNIGVTGEGLIDCRGRQTAYNLVDLIHRGLVDDRLGLDRPNESIRPMIFYFRECDGVTVEGISLKNSASWVQTYDQCKNLKIDRINVESNAYWNNDGLDIVDCENVTVTNSYFDASDDAICLKSHSGAHMCRNILIRDNVARSGASGIKFGTVSAGGFKDIRIINNKVYDTYRSAITIQAVDGAKVDNIFVDSLYAIHTGNVIYLRIGDRWSSGRQPSMSNITIQNVYAEVPAGKPDKGYDYEGPQHHMPRNISPCGIVGLSDHDITNVTLRNIKIIYPGGGNPFFAYRGLTPAELDSIPEARKSYPEFSQFRELPAWGFYIRHAKNITMDNVQLIAQKPDYRPAIVLDDVHGIKFDNVTYTEPGAEKKQQLFPYQSTEVTVNQ; encoded by the coding sequence ATGAGAAAAACAACAATCCTCACGCTGACGCTCTCCCTGCTCAGTTCCGTACAATTGTGGGCCAAAGATTACCGGGTTTCGGACTTCGGGGCCGTGGCCGACGGAACCACCCTCAACACGCGTGCGCTCCAACGTGCGATTGACGTCATCCATGAAGAAGGAGGCGGCAAGCTGATTTTCCCGCTGGGCCGCTACGTCTCCGGGACGCTGCACCTGCTCTCGGGCGTAACGTTGCACCTGGAGAGCGGCGCCGTGCTGCTCGGCTCGAACAACCCCTACGACTACGACCGCGAACCGGGACTGAACACCGCGTTCCTGCTGGCCAGGGGTCAGAAAAACATCGGCGTGACGGGCGAAGGGCTGATCGACTGCCGCGGCCGCCAGACCGCCTATAACCTCGTGGACCTGATCCACCGCGGACTGGTCGACGACCGGCTGGGACTCGACCGCCCGAACGAAAGCATCCGCCCGATGATCTTCTACTTCCGCGAATGCGACGGCGTAACGGTCGAAGGCATCAGCCTGAAAAACTCGGCCAGCTGGGTGCAGACCTACGATCAGTGCAAAAACCTCAAGATCGACCGCATCAACGTCGAGAGCAATGCCTACTGGAACAACGACGGCCTCGACATCGTCGACTGCGAGAACGTCACCGTGACGAACTCCTATTTCGACGCTTCGGACGACGCGATCTGCCTCAAATCGCACAGCGGCGCCCATATGTGCCGGAATATCCTGATCCGCGACAACGTGGCGCGCTCGGGAGCCAGCGGCATCAAGTTCGGCACCGTATCGGCCGGGGGATTCAAAGACATCAGAATCATTAACAACAAAGTATACGACACCTACCGTTCGGCCATTACGATCCAGGCCGTCGACGGCGCCAAGGTCGACAACATCTTCGTCGATTCGCTCTATGCGATCCATACCGGCAACGTGATCTACCTGCGGATCGGCGACCGCTGGAGCAGCGGCAGGCAGCCCTCGATGAGCAACATTACGATCCAGAACGTATACGCCGAAGTTCCGGCCGGCAAGCCCGACAAAGGCTACGACTACGAGGGTCCGCAGCACCATATGCCGCGCAACATTTCGCCTTGCGGCATCGTCGGCCTCTCCGACCACGACATCACGAACGTAACGCTCCGCAATATCAAGATCATCTACCCGGGCGGCGGAAATCCGTTCTTCGCCTACCGCGGCCTGACTCCCGCCGAGCTGGACAGCATTCCCGAAGCGAGGAAAAGCTATCCCGAATTCTCGCAGTTCCGCGAACTGCCGGCCTGGGGCTTCTACATCCGCCACGCGAAGAACATCACGATGGACAACGTGCAGCTGATCGCACAGAAACCCGACTACCGCCCGGCGATCGTGCTCGACGACGTACACGGGATCAAATTCGACAACGTGACCTACACGGAACCGGGCGCAGAGAAGAAGCAACAGCTCTTCCCGTACCAGTCGACCGAAGTGACCGTCAACCAGTAA
- a CDS encoding cytochrome c biogenesis protein has protein sequence MILSLCTVFQGAAQHTAQNAPNPENLADTAIPRINSTDGPANRLPGGENTAISDGEVSCFGRLLVQTPQGRIEPVDTYASELLRKLHHRDHYGRLTATEWLLGVLADPDRWSREPFIYLPDKSVRTLLAGAQAPRTDGAHLDPGSATGRTSQPAAGKYAALHDFFDPQGGYRLAGAVEKAYAKAPGARDKRDKELLKADEKVNILYGLLAGRMLAMFPTPLRWYSPGDDLSGLAREDSLLIAKILPAYSAALAGGTPPGERAELLGMIETFQQARGAGMLPSPARISAEIFYNRADIFRTAFRAYLLLGFLLLVVATNSNTRRKKALLQTTSKRRRWLPRLLTVLIVAVFLWQCAGLGLRWYISGRAPWTNAYESMVYVGWTTVLAGLIFARRSQLALALATLMGGVILFVSNLNWLDPQITPLVPVLKSYWLMIHVSVITASYGFFGIAAVTGLASLIAMIAGRPRHDLRIIGELSMLIGLVLLAAGIFLGAVWANESWGRYWGWDPKETWALITLLVYTFVTHSRHIPRLSNDFAFSAMSLAAIASVLMTFFGVNYYLSGLHSYGGSGEVAFAPAAAGTAIAAVLILWAGIRYRRLQR, from the coding sequence TTGATACTCTCCCTTTGTACTGTATTTCAGGGTGCGGCACAGCACACGGCACAAAACGCCCCGAACCCGGAAAATCTTGCAGACACAGCCATTCCCCGGATAAACAGCACGGATGGTCCCGCAAACCGCCTGCCTGGCGGGGAGAACACGGCCATTTCCGACGGCGAAGTTTCGTGCTTCGGGCGACTGCTGGTCCAAACGCCGCAGGGACGTATCGAACCGGTAGACACATATGCCTCCGAATTGCTCCGCAAGCTGCACCACCGCGATCACTACGGACGGCTGACGGCTACGGAGTGGCTGCTCGGGGTGCTCGCCGATCCGGACCGCTGGAGCCGCGAACCGTTCATCTACCTGCCGGATAAAAGCGTCCGCACGCTGCTTGCCGGGGCACAAGCCCCCCGAACGGACGGGGCTCACCTGGACCCGGGATCTGCCACGGGCCGGACATCGCAGCCCGCCGCAGGCAAATACGCCGCACTGCATGATTTTTTCGATCCGCAGGGCGGGTACCGGCTCGCAGGTGCAGTCGAAAAGGCCTATGCAAAAGCTCCCGGGGCACGCGACAAGCGGGACAAAGAGCTGCTCAAGGCCGATGAGAAGGTCAATATCCTGTACGGCCTGCTGGCGGGCCGTATGCTGGCGATGTTTCCCACACCGTTGCGTTGGTACTCGCCGGGGGACGACCTGAGCGGGCTCGCACGGGAAGATTCGTTGCTGATCGCCAAAATCCTGCCGGCCTACTCCGCCGCGCTCGCCGGCGGCACCCCTCCCGGCGAGCGTGCCGAACTGCTCGGCATGATCGAAACCTTCCAACAGGCGCGCGGGGCCGGCATGCTGCCCTCCCCCGCCCGCATCAGCGCCGAAATCTTCTACAACCGGGCGGATATTTTCCGTACCGCATTCCGGGCCTACCTGCTCCTCGGTTTCCTGTTGCTGGTCGTCGCGACAAACAGCAACACCCGACGCAAAAAAGCGCTCTTGCAAACCACGAGTAAGCGCCGACGCTGGCTTCCGCGCCTGCTTACCGTGCTGATCGTCGCGGTATTCCTCTGGCAATGCGCCGGGCTGGGGCTCCGTTGGTACATTTCCGGGCGCGCACCGTGGACGAACGCCTACGAATCGATGGTCTACGTCGGCTGGACGACCGTCCTGGCCGGGCTGATCTTCGCCCGCCGTTCACAGCTCGCACTCGCATTGGCCACACTGATGGGCGGAGTGATCCTCTTCGTCTCGAACCTCAACTGGCTCGACCCGCAAATCACCCCGCTCGTACCGGTGCTCAAATCCTACTGGCTGATGATCCACGTCTCGGTCATCACCGCCAGCTACGGCTTTTTCGGCATCGCAGCCGTCACGGGACTCGCGTCGCTGATTGCGATGATCGCCGGACGCCCGCGGCACGACCTGCGGATCATCGGCGAACTGTCGATGCTGATCGGGCTGGTGCTGTTAGCGGCGGGGATCTTCCTCGGGGCGGTATGGGCCAATGAATCGTGGGGGCGTTACTGGGGTTGGGACCCGAAGGAGACCTGGGCGCTGATCACGCTGTTGGTCTACACTTTCGTCACGCACTCGCGCCACATCCCACGCCTGAGCAACGACTTCGCGTTCAGCGCGATGTCGCTCGCCGCGATCGCCTCGGTACTGATGACCTTCTTCGGCGTGAACTACTACCTGTCGGGACTGCACTCCTACGGCGGCAGCGGCGAAGTAGCCTTCGCACCGGCCGCCGCAGGCACGGCAATAGCGGCCGTACTGATCCTCTGGGCCGGAATCCGCTATCGCCGCCTGCAGCGCTGA
- a CDS encoding glycoside hydrolase family 28 protein has product MKKTKALILSLLLLVCFGGAQAKDYNASLFGIKSNGTTMNTTAIQKAIDYIHEQGGGRLVFYVGRYLTGSIELKSNVTIHLNEGAVLLGSTNPYDYRQIPGTWLGLILANKAENIGVTGRGVIDGQGRETSYNYIDQIQKGVIKDELKYDRPASRPTLIFLRECKNVEINNVTWKNSAFWVQIYDQCENLNIDRITVDSKAFWNNDGIDIVDCNGVKLTNSFFDATDDAICLKSHDPKSICQNIEVSNCVARSSASGIKFGTASRGGFRNIKMTNIKVYDTYRSAIAIQAVDGGLVENITIDSLHSYNTANVIFLRIGERYEGEKAKLNNVTISNVYAEVPAGKPDAGYEYEGPVEDLPRNISPASITGLPGQYVTNVTLKNITIVYPGGGNPNYAKVGTDAKSLNAIPEMPKAYPEFSQFKELPAWGFYIRHAKGITFDNVTLTAEKPDYRPAIVLDDVHGGDLENVTINDPDKKKNEIVVFQSTDIKK; this is encoded by the coding sequence ATGAAAAAAACAAAAGCCCTGATTCTCTCGCTCCTGCTGCTCGTATGCTTCGGCGGAGCCCAGGCCAAGGACTACAATGCGTCGCTGTTCGGCATCAAATCGAACGGTACGACGATGAACACCACCGCGATCCAGAAAGCGATCGACTACATCCACGAACAGGGCGGCGGCCGCCTCGTCTTCTACGTGGGCCGTTACCTGACCGGTTCGATCGAACTGAAAAGCAACGTGACGATCCACCTCAACGAAGGCGCCGTGCTGCTGGGCTCGACCAACCCGTACGACTACCGCCAAATTCCCGGCACATGGCTGGGCCTGATCCTCGCCAACAAAGCCGAGAACATCGGCGTTACGGGCCGGGGCGTGATCGACGGCCAGGGCCGAGAAACCTCGTACAACTACATCGACCAGATCCAGAAAGGCGTGATCAAGGACGAGCTGAAATACGACCGTCCCGCTTCGCGTCCGACGCTGATCTTCCTGCGCGAGTGCAAAAACGTGGAGATCAACAACGTAACGTGGAAAAACTCGGCCTTCTGGGTGCAGATCTACGACCAGTGCGAGAACCTCAACATCGACCGCATCACCGTGGACAGCAAAGCTTTCTGGAACAACGACGGCATCGACATCGTCGACTGCAACGGCGTGAAGCTGACCAACTCGTTCTTCGATGCGACCGACGACGCGATCTGCCTCAAGTCGCACGATCCGAAAAGCATCTGCCAGAACATCGAGGTGAGCAACTGCGTGGCCCGTTCGAGCGCGAGCGGTATCAAATTCGGCACCGCATCGCGCGGCGGATTCCGCAACATCAAGATGACCAACATCAAGGTTTATGACACGTACCGTTCGGCCATCGCGATCCAGGCCGTAGACGGAGGCCTGGTCGAGAACATCACCATCGACAGCCTGCACTCCTACAACACGGCCAACGTGATCTTCCTGCGTATCGGCGAGCGCTACGAAGGAGAGAAGGCTAAACTCAACAACGTGACTATCTCGAACGTGTATGCCGAAGTTCCCGCCGGCAAACCCGATGCGGGTTACGAGTACGAAGGCCCGGTGGAAGACCTGCCGCGCAACATCTCCCCGGCCAGCATCACCGGCCTTCCGGGACAGTACGTAACCAACGTGACGCTGAAAAACATCACGATCGTCTATCCGGGCGGCGGCAACCCCAACTACGCGAAAGTGGGCACCGACGCGAAATCGCTGAATGCGATCCCCGAAATGCCGAAAGCCTATCCGGAATTCTCCCAGTTCAAGGAGCTGCCCGCATGGGGCTTCTATATCCGCCACGCGAAAGGCATCACCTTCGATAACGTGACCCTCACGGCCGAGAAACCCGACTACCGTCCGGCGATCGTGCTCGACGACGTACACGGCGGCGACCTGGAGAACGTAACGATCAACGACCCGGATAAGAAGAAAAACGAGATCGTCGTCTTCCAATCGACCGACATCAAGAAATAA
- a CDS encoding DUF4251 domain-containing protein — protein MAFGVIPATAQTGSGTGSPALPATQPVVQDPAAAGGANAVDTADGEALSRKQKRKVQQQAEGELKFSLAKHALESRNCVIAIYDSRSTSKTRASYNYIEIQGDSIVMQAAWPGSPAAAYRSGGGYARSEGTISRFEMTPDKKGNIDVKIDAAMRVVSFGISYGGWPLHMRFKLFQGSNLVPLIAGLQGYVMLPSQVNKMQLNGPSFRFY, from the coding sequence ATGGCATTTGGAGTAATTCCTGCAACGGCGCAGACCGGATCCGGAACCGGTTCCCCGGCTTTACCCGCCACGCAGCCCGTCGTGCAAGACCCTGCTGCGGCAGGCGGCGCGAATGCTGTGGATACTGCCGACGGGGAGGCGCTTTCACGCAAGCAGAAGCGGAAGGTGCAGCAGCAGGCCGAAGGTGAGTTGAAGTTCTCCCTGGCCAAACATGCGCTCGAGAGCCGTAATTGTGTGATCGCGATCTATGATTCGCGCAGTACCTCCAAGACCCGGGCGAGTTACAACTATATCGAAATTCAGGGTGACAGCATCGTCATGCAGGCCGCCTGGCCGGGCAGTCCCGCTGCTGCATACCGGAGCGGCGGCGGGTATGCGCGTTCGGAGGGTACGATCTCCCGCTTCGAGATGACTCCCGATAAAAAAGGAAATATCGACGTGAAGATCGATGCTGCGATGCGTGTGGTGAGTTTCGGCATCTCTTACGGAGGTTGGCCGCTGCACATGCGTTTCAAACTTTTCCAGGGATCGAACCTGGTTCCGCTGATCGCCGGTCTGCAAGGGTACGTTATGCTCCCTTCGCAAGTGAACAAAATGCAGCTGAACGGGCCGTCGTTCCGGTTTTATTAG
- the fucI gene encoding L-fucose isomerase, which translates to MQTKRFIGENPKVGIRPVIDGRQGGVRESLEEQTMNMAGRVAELITSTLKYTDGTPVQCVIADSTIGRVPEAAACAEKFRKEGVGLTISVTPCWCYGSETIDYDDRMPKAIWGFNGTERPGAVYLAAALAGHNQKGMPAFGIYGHDVQDADTQTIPDDVKEKLLRFTRAGIAVAQMRGKSYLSIGSVTMGIAGSIVDTDFFQTYLGMRNESVDEVEIIRRIEEGIYDKEEFKKAMAWTEKYCKTNEGHDFNPADKQKSRAQKDADWEYIVKMMIIMRDLMCGNPKLRELGFKEEALGHNAIAAGFQGQRQWTDHLPNGDFAEAMLNSSFDWNGIREAFVMATENDSLNGVAMLFSKLLTGSAQVFADVRTYWSPEAVERVTGKRPTGAAANGFIHLINSGAASLDGSGEQTKDGKPAMKPFWEITEAEAEKCLKATTWYPANRDYFRGGGFSSHFVSKEGMPVTMVRLNLVKGLGPVLQIAEGYTVELDADVHKALDERTDRCWPTTWFAPRLTGKGAFKDVYSVMNNWGANHGAFSYGHIGADLITLASMLRIPVCMHNVEDDKIFRPSAWAAFGMDPEGSDYRACKNYGGLYK; encoded by the coding sequence ATGCAGACAAAAAGATTTATCGGAGAGAACCCCAAAGTGGGTATCCGTCCCGTGATCGACGGACGCCAGGGCGGCGTACGCGAGTCGCTCGAAGAACAGACGATGAACATGGCTGGGCGCGTGGCCGAACTGATCACCTCGACGCTCAAATACACCGACGGCACGCCGGTACAATGCGTAATCGCCGATTCCACGATCGGACGCGTGCCCGAGGCTGCCGCCTGTGCCGAGAAGTTCCGCAAGGAGGGCGTAGGGCTCACTATCTCCGTTACCCCGTGCTGGTGCTACGGCAGCGAAACGATCGACTACGACGACCGCATGCCCAAGGCTATTTGGGGTTTTAACGGCACCGAGCGCCCCGGCGCGGTTTACCTCGCCGCAGCACTGGCCGGCCACAACCAGAAAGGAATGCCCGCATTCGGCATTTACGGCCACGACGTGCAGGATGCCGACACACAGACCATTCCCGACGACGTGAAAGAGAAACTGCTCCGCTTCACGCGCGCAGGCATCGCCGTAGCGCAGATGCGCGGCAAGAGCTACCTTTCGATCGGCTCGGTGACGATGGGTATCGCCGGATCGATCGTCGATACAGACTTCTTCCAGACCTACCTGGGCATGCGCAACGAATCGGTCGACGAAGTGGAGATTATCCGCCGCATCGAAGAGGGTATCTACGACAAGGAGGAGTTCAAAAAGGCGATGGCCTGGACCGAAAAATACTGCAAAACCAACGAAGGCCACGACTTCAACCCCGCAGACAAGCAGAAAAGCCGCGCCCAGAAAGACGCCGACTGGGAGTATATCGTCAAGATGATGATCATTATGCGCGATTTGATGTGCGGCAATCCGAAGTTGCGCGAATTGGGATTCAAGGAGGAGGCATTGGGCCACAACGCGATCGCCGCGGGCTTCCAGGGCCAGCGCCAGTGGACCGACCACCTGCCCAACGGCGACTTCGCCGAAGCGATGCTCAATTCGTCGTTCGACTGGAACGGCATCCGCGAAGCTTTCGTGATGGCTACCGAGAACGATTCGCTCAACGGCGTGGCGATGCTCTTCAGCAAACTGCTCACCGGCAGCGCACAGGTATTCGCCGACGTGCGCACCTACTGGAGCCCCGAGGCTGTGGAACGCGTGACGGGCAAGCGCCCGACCGGTGCGGCCGCGAACGGTTTTATCCACCTGATCAACTCCGGTGCGGCGAGTCTCGACGGCAGCGGCGAACAGACCAAGGACGGCAAACCGGCGATGAAGCCCTTCTGGGAGATCACCGAGGCGGAAGCCGAAAAGTGCCTGAAGGCAACGACCTGGTATCCGGCCAACCGCGACTATTTCCGCGGCGGCGGCTTCTCGTCGCATTTCGTTTCCAAAGAGGGTATGCCGGTGACGATGGTGCGCCTGAACCTGGTCAAAGGACTCGGCCCCGTACTGCAGATCGCCGAAGGCTACACCGTAGAGCTGGATGCCGATGTGCATAAGGCTCTCGACGAACGTACCGACCGCTGCTGGCCGACTACCTGGTTCGCACCGCGCCTGACGGGCAAAGGGGCGTTCAAGGACGTCTACTCGGTGATGAACAACTGGGGCGCGAACCACGGCGCGTTCAGCTACGGGCACATCGGCGCCGACCTGATCACGCTCGCGTCGATGCTGCGCATCCCCGTTTGCATGCATAACGTCGAAGACGACAAGATTTTCCGTCCGAGCGCATGGGCCGCATTCGGCATGGATCCCGAAGGGTCGGACTACCGCGCCTGCAAAAACTACGGCGGCCTGTACAAATAG
- a CDS encoding glycosyl hydrolase, with protein sequence MNLTNRPIRNMLLSLAGLFAAAATLQAAPAAAAKSDTGGANGNAYYQQFRNPDPKYRPFVRWWWNGDKVNADELRRELYLLKDAGIGGVEINPVEFPRGADDLGAKPLSWLSKEWIDMLAVAFDQAEKLDMTCDLIVGSGWPFGGEFLKGDERGQVMVVGVEKLEGPQEYTTSVFSLLKEADPAISKAYKGRVPHLLSLQLVPEPLGSLDQVIDLSDKIDEKGAFTIDIPKGKYALYSLVRIDSFGAVICGAPGAQGPTLNHLDQAAVEKYLNHMSDAIQDQLGPLRNYIRSLFTDSMELEGANWTGDFAAEFKKRRGYDIMPYLQYTMFKTGGMGNVTDYNYAAEMTPEFKEMIDRMRYDVELTKAEMFRDRFTIPYTEWCKKLGVLSRAQAYGRGFFPLESGMYYDIPEGESWTTNWLQHRIGEEMRNDEYRAGRAYTMINKYITSAAHLTGKRLISAEEMTNTYRVFNATPEFLKIGCDQNAQVGVTHSVWHGFNYSPAETEFPGWVRYGSFYNEKNNWWPYFNYLNTYRARVSSQLQNADMYADIAILMPVADMWTTMGMQNEPFPSSINRPYQTLVWEALNKNGNGTDYVSEPIIRDAEIRSGQLCYGKRSYKDLFLVGVERMEPATLAKLYDFARQGGRIFCIETVPCKSLGWNNHEQRDAEVQEWVKKLEAMPDNFIHLEKPADDNFMAWYPAIQKQYGLTPSVQIESPDPFVMANLFTRDDGSEIYFFTNAHLHNSHSTRLVFPKEATRKNAWVWDLDNGERYRLPLDKEGAFVLDLGPADSRMIVFDHDNNKKAPVWSPLPTTGTDSRTLTNWGVEFHHSLQHWIKTATMDTLRDLKDTEWKAFTGRVVYRNDVEVDDPQGMILNLGKVYGIAEVKVNGRDLGVSWYGRRIYDLSDVLHKGWNRIEVTVTTTMGNYLQTWTDNKLAQQWTNRPGRPQPVQSMGMAGPVTLYRE encoded by the coding sequence ATGAACCTCACAAACAGACCCATACGCAACATGCTGCTCTCCCTGGCAGGCCTGTTCGCAGCGGCAGCCACCCTACAGGCGGCTCCGGCTGCAGCGGCCAAAAGCGATACGGGCGGCGCAAACGGCAACGCTTACTACCAGCAGTTCCGCAATCCCGATCCCAAGTACCGCCCCTTCGTGCGGTGGTGGTGGAACGGCGACAAGGTGAACGCCGACGAGCTGCGCCGCGAGCTGTACCTGCTCAAGGATGCCGGTATCGGCGGCGTGGAGATCAACCCCGTCGAGTTCCCGCGCGGAGCCGACGACCTCGGGGCGAAGCCGCTGTCGTGGCTGAGCAAGGAGTGGATCGACATGCTCGCCGTGGCTTTCGACCAGGCCGAGAAACTCGACATGACCTGCGACCTGATCGTAGGCTCGGGCTGGCCTTTCGGCGGCGAGTTCCTCAAAGGAGACGAACGCGGCCAGGTGATGGTCGTCGGCGTCGAAAAGCTCGAAGGACCGCAAGAGTACACCACATCGGTCTTCTCGCTGCTCAAGGAGGCCGACCCGGCCATCAGCAAGGCCTATAAAGGACGCGTGCCGCACCTGCTCTCGCTGCAACTGGTTCCCGAACCGCTCGGCAGCCTCGACCAGGTGATCGACCTGAGCGACAAGATCGACGAAAAGGGGGCCTTCACGATCGATATCCCCAAAGGCAAATACGCACTCTACTCGCTGGTGCGCATCGACTCGTTCGGCGCGGTGATCTGCGGCGCCCCCGGCGCACAGGGGCCGACGCTGAACCACCTCGACCAGGCGGCCGTCGAAAAGTACCTGAACCACATGTCCGATGCGATCCAGGATCAGCTCGGCCCGCTGCGCAACTACATCCGTTCGCTGTTCACCGACTCGATGGAACTCGAGGGTGCGAACTGGACGGGCGATTTCGCCGCCGAATTCAAAAAGCGGCGCGGCTACGACATCATGCCCTACCTGCAGTACACGATGTTCAAGACCGGCGGCATGGGCAACGTCACCGACTACAACTACGCCGCGGAGATGACCCCCGAGTTCAAGGAGATGATCGACCGCATGCGCTACGACGTCGAGCTGACGAAAGCCGAAATGTTCCGCGACCGTTTCACGATCCCCTACACCGAATGGTGCAAGAAGCTCGGCGTGCTGTCGCGCGCACAGGCCTACGGCCGCGGCTTCTTCCCGCTGGAGAGCGGCATGTACTACGACATTCCCGAGGGCGAGTCGTGGACGACCAACTGGCTCCAGCACCGCATCGGCGAAGAGATGCGCAACGACGAGTATCGTGCCGGACGCGCCTACACGATGATCAACAAGTACATCACTTCGGCTGCCCACCTTACCGGCAAACGCCTGATCAGTGCCGAAGAGATGACCAACACCTACCGCGTCTTCAACGCGACGCCCGAGTTCCTCAAGATCGGCTGCGACCAGAATGCCCAGGTGGGCGTGACGCATTCGGTATGGCACGGCTTCAACTACTCGCCCGCCGAAACGGAGTTCCCCGGCTGGGTGCGCTACGGGTCGTTCTACAACGAAAAGAACAACTGGTGGCCCTATTTCAACTACCTGAACACGTACCGCGCACGCGTTTCGTCCCAGTTGCAGAACGCCGACATGTACGCCGACATCGCGATCCTGATGCCGGTGGCCGACATGTGGACGACCATGGGCATGCAGAACGAACCGTTCCCCTCGTCGATCAACCGCCCGTACCAGACCCTCGTCTGGGAGGCGCTGAACAAGAACGGCAACGGCACCGACTACGTTTCCGAACCGATCATCCGCGACGCGGAGATCCGCAGCGGCCAACTGTGCTACGGCAAACGCAGCTACAAGGATCTCTTCCTGGTGGGCGTCGAGCGCATGGAACCCGCAACGCTCGCGAAACTGTACGACTTCGCCCGGCAGGGCGGCCGCATCTTCTGCATCGAGACGGTACCCTGCAAATCGCTCGGCTGGAACAACCACGAACAGCGCGACGCCGAGGTGCAGGAGTGGGTAAAGAAACTCGAGGCGATGCCCGACAACTTCATCCACCTGGAAAAACCCGCCGACGACAATTTCATGGCGTGGTATCCCGCGATCCAGAAGCAGTACGGCCTCACCCCGTCGGTACAGATCGAAAGCCCCGATCCGTTCGTAATGGCCAACCTCTTCACGCGTGACGACGGTTCGGAGATCTACTTCTTCACCAATGCGCACCTGCACAACAGCCATTCGACGCGGCTGGTTTTCCCGAAGGAGGCGACCCGCAAGAATGCGTGGGTGTGGGATCTCGACAACGGCGAACGTTACCGCCTGCCGCTGGACAAAGAGGGTGCTTTCGTGCTCGACCTCGGTCCGGCCGACTCGCGCATGATCGTCTTCGACCACGACAACAACAAGAAGGCTCCGGTGTGGAGTCCGCTGCCCACGACCGGTACCGACAGCCGCACGCTGACGAATTGGGGCGTCGAATTCCACCACAGTCTCCAGCACTGGATCAAAACCGCGACGATGGATACGCTGAGGGACCTGAAGGATACCGAGTGGAAAGCCTTCACGGGACGGGTGGTGTACCGCAACGACGTGGAAGTGGACGATCCGCAGGGCATGATCCTCAACCTGGGCAAGGTGTACGGCATCGCCGAGGTGAAGGTGAACGGCCGTGACCTGGGTGTCAGCTGGTACGGACGGCGCATCTACGACCTCTCGGATGTGCTGCACAAAGGCTGGAACCGGATCGAGGTGACCGTCACCACGACGATGGGCAACTACCTGCAGACCTGGACCGACAACAAGCTCGCGCAGCAATGGACGAACCGTCCCGGCCGCCCGCAGCCGGTTCAGTCGATGGGCATGGCGGGCCCGGTAACCCTGTACCGGGAATAA